Proteins encoded within one genomic window of Oenanthe melanoleuca isolate GR-GAL-2019-014 unplaced genomic scaffold, OMel1.0 S086, whole genome shotgun sequence:
- the LOC130266560 gene encoding uncharacterized protein LOC130266560 codes for MAGRVFSLFKTLGGKKKKGPAAAPAQQPPEPEQLQPLQHDAVKDRTQEQDPARGRFHRAVQVLRRFLRTRRRKSTATATEDSAQPDCRPSELQAEPGASTESSAGAADSAMAAAEGSAKAGTARAESVASTDTLTGSISDTDSMASQTDTPAPTRDFPQEEAAFSPQQVPAIVRDIHQRLMYCVTVDAGLQNVLVTLADEHPFQVVMSLLCCAPSCDGAAALMWRTIGSSGQVVQDVLAALLSVMESSMFFSREDNEAVFALAATVVLWVTVHVPEWHTAVLLHSARLFVALLFQIFSSTQQMPQGVENVWTACREEHHLPSNRSRFAVQTMKALLCCLGRDEMLVALERKRVWDNLLCADTKHCAVGLLAREMRHGLSPLCSCIATHLLSLPIWGQPRWDLPALAFFVEQLQDKN; via the exons ATGGCAGGCAGAGTGTTCAGCCTGTTCAAGAcccttgggggaaaaaagaagaaaggccctgcagctgccccagcacagcagcctccagaGCCGGAGCAgttgcagccactgcagcatg ATGCAGTAAAGGACCGGACACAGGAGCAGGATCCCGCCCGTGGCCGCttccacagagctgtgcag gtgctgcgGAGGTTCCTGCGCACTCGGCGTAGGAAGAGCACGGCCACAGCCACCGAGGACTCAGCCCAGCCCGACTGCAGGCCCAGcgagctgcaggcagagccggGTGCCAGCACAGAGTCCTCTGCAGGCGCAGCAGACTCTGCCATGGCAGCGGCTGAGGGCAGCGCCAAGGCTGGCACGGCCCGGGCTGAGAGCGTGGCCAGCACAGacaccctcacagggagcaTCTCAGACACCGACTCCATGGCCAGCCAGACTGACACTCCTGCTCCCACTCGGGACTTTCCCCAGGAGGAGGCTGCTTTTTCTCCACAGCAG GTGCCAGCCATCGTGAGGGACATTCACCAGAGACTCATGTACTGTGTCACCGTGGATGCCGGGCTGCAAAATGTCCTTGTGACACTGGCTGACGAACACCCTTTTCAAGTGGTGATGagtctcctgtgctgtgccccatCGTGTGACGG agcTGCCGCCCTGATGTGGAGAACCATTGGCTCGTCGGGACAGGTGGTGCAGGACGTGCTTGCAGCACTGCTCTCTGTGATGGAGTCCAGCATGTTCTTCTCCAGAGAGGACAACGAGGCCGTCTTTGCCCTGGCT GCAActgtggtgctgtgggtgaCTGTCCACGTGCCCGAGTGGCACACTGCAGTACTCCTTCATTCGGCCCGCCTGTTCGtggctctgctcttccaaattttcagcagcacacagcagatgCCACAGGGCGTTGAGAACGTGTGGACTGCGTGCCGGGAGGAGCACCACCTTCCCAGCAACCGCAGCAG gtttgcagtgcagaccatgaaggctctgctctgctgcctgggccGCGATGAAAtgctggtggctctggagcGCAAGCGGGTCTGGGACAACTTGCTCTGTGCCGACACCAAGCACTgtgcagtggggctgctggccag GGAGATGCGCCATGGCTTGAGCCCCTTGTGTTCCTGCATCGCCACGCACCTGCTCAGCCTGCCCATCTGGGGGCAGCCTCGCTGGGATCTGCCGGCGCTGGCGTTCTTTGTGGAG